From a single Anabas testudineus chromosome 5, fAnaTes1.2, whole genome shotgun sequence genomic region:
- the si:dkey-19e4.5 gene encoding UBA_like_SF and PTH2 domain-containing protein: MESSEQSGPDSCSQDVNPVFLQQLRELDIPEEAAKEALQHTRNVSAEEAAMYYFNKLENEEVGDDDIMFKMVFVVNMELAMGVGKVAAQVGHAAVGLYQALQEKNSWREMAWKWDNRGAKKVVVQGTSVAHLLELQALAMSLSLPTYLVQDAGLTQVEAGSRTVLAIMGEEEVVNNVTGSLTLL; the protein is encoded by the exons ATGGAGTCATCAGAGCAGTCAGGTCCAGACTCCTGCTCCCAGGACGTCAAccctgtgtttctgcagcagctcagagagtTGGACATCCCAGAGGAAGCAGCCAAAGAG GCACTGCAGCACACTCGGAACGTGTCTGCTGAAGAGGCGGCTATGTACTACTTCAACAAGCTGGAGAATGAG GAGGTGGGAGACGATGACATCATGTTCAAGATGGTGTTTGTGGTGAACATGGAGCTTGCTATGGGTGTTGGAAAG gTGGCAGCCCAGGTCGGCCATGCTGCTGTGGGTTTGTACCAGGCTCTACAAGAAAAGAACAGCTGGAGGGAGATGGCCTGGAAGTGGGACAACCGTgg AGCCAAGAAGGTGGTAGTGCAGGGCACCAGTGTGGCTCATCTTTTGGAGCTGCAGGCCCTGGCTATGAGCCTCAGCCTGCCTACTTACCTGGTCCAGGATGCAGGGCTCACCCAG GTGGAAGCTGGCTCCCGCACTGTTCTGGCCATCAtgggtgaggaggaggtggtgaacAATGTCACTGGGAGTCTGACGCTGCTCTGA